From the Spodoptera frugiperda isolate SF20-4 chromosome 16, AGI-APGP_CSIRO_Sfru_2.0, whole genome shotgun sequence genome, one window contains:
- the LOC118280729 gene encoding uncharacterized protein LOC118280729 isoform X3 — translation MHTVHEIISLLERINITKELLETTRLGKHVNELRRKTTDPSLARRAKVLVKRWRDLVIPTVASPGHTGSNRSSAERQVHRRLGGTPLTSPALSRVPIHQVVSPAVNSPRPPSRPAWGGYESDSQDVILVDDEPAAPPAPPAPPAPIAPSPLAHTHKPSTPPVKRPPSPEPLYDEKKAKRDKKPKKKRGHSRAGSGTEATGPVSVGGPVVPAGPGAGAPGALGPSAGVPGTQAPAAVAPGAASWAGRNGTSHERRRNGTKRHALDSYAALVNRMPPAGAKKVKTTKELLEQIQSRGSKPAASPASPRSPASPDVMLIEPDTFVKAESPLRNGGTTPRPPSPEPEPAPPLSPLEEPREELHCTCDEFEHELCPLRAAHEQPVQPRHVHALHHALLPGLNGTRAPPLPQRFAVRAAPHPTEPDLFASVVPLYKYSDYADDYCVKNMSRVPLCSHLPWTQFAPPPPDLPPPPEPPPLRPYPPIDPDPAEPSDGDAESDEADVKPDVKPDVKREPEELPIVEAEPVGVPTLEQSERLKAPLLSAEEESQLGVPRRGPESPPRQFAAAAPQHRSVPRTRTDGASLLAAAGDAAARAPYTYAQLAGAAVLPRAALDSDAALEAALAAAPDERDALGRPARPARFAEWHECARLGELVALPYVVLD, via the exons ATGCATACTGTCCACGAAATTATATCCTTACTGGAGAGAATCAATATCACAAAAGAGTTGTTGGAG ACCACCCGACTGGGCAAGCATGTGAACGAGCTAAGACGGAAGACGACGGACCCGAGCCTCGCGCGCCGAGCCAAGGTGCTCGTCAAGCGGTGGCGAGACCTCGTCATACCCACCGTTGCATCGCCCGGACACACAG GTTCAAACCGGTCGTCAGCAGAGCGGCAGGTGCACAGACGTCTCGGCGGCACTCCCCTCACGTCGCCGGCACTCTCCAGGGTACCTATACAT CAAGTGGTGAGTCCGGCGGTGAATAGCCCGCGGCCGCCGTCCAGACCCG CATGGGGAGGTTACGAGTCGGACTCTCAGGATGTGATCCTGGTGGACGACGAGCcggccgcgccccccgcgccccctgCGCCCCCCGCCCCCATCGCGCCCTCCCCActagcacacacacacaaacctAGCACGCCGC CTGTAAAAAGACCGCCCTCCCCGGAACCATTGTATGATGAAAAGAAAGCGAAAAGAGACAAAAAACCTAAGAAAAAAAG AGGACACAGTCGCGCTGGCTCGGGTACGGAAGCGACGGGTCCCGTGTCGGTGGGGGGCCCGGTGGTGCCGGCGGGGCCCGGGGCGGGGGCTCCAGGGGCGCTGGGCCCCTCGGCTGGGGTGCCCGGGACGCAGGCACCCGCGGCCGTGGCGCCCGGGGCCGCTAGCTGGGCGGGCCGCAACGGCACGTCCCACGAGCGCCGCCGCAATGGCACCAAGCGACACGCGTTGGATTCATACGCTGCGCTTGTCAACCGTATGCCTCCCGCTGGTGCTAAGAAG GTTAAAACGACAAAGGAGTTATTGGAACAGATCCAGTCGCGCGGCAGCAAGCCGGCCGCGTCGCCTGCCTCGCCGCGCTCCCCCGCCTCGCCCGACGTCATGCTAATAGAACCCGACA CGTTCGTGAAGGCGGAATCTCCACTGCGGAACGGCGGCACGACGCCCCGCCCCCCGTCCCCCGAGCCCGAGCCCGCGCCCCCGCTGTCCCCGCTGGAGGAGCCGCGCGAGGAGCTGCACTGCACGTGCGACGAGTTCGAGCACGAGCTGTGCCCGCTGCGCGCCGCGCACGAGCAGCCCGTGCAGCCGCGCCACGTGCACGCGCTGCACCACGCGCTGCTGCCCGGCCTCAACGGCACGCGCGCGCCGCCGCTGCCGCAGCGCTTCGCGGtccgcgccgcgccgcacccCACGGAGCCCGACCTCTTCGCCAGCGTCGTGCCGCTGTACAAGTACTCGGACTACGCCGACGACTACTGCGTCAAGAACATGTCGCGCGTGCCGCTGTGCTCCCACCTGCCCTGGACCCAGttcgcgccgccgccgcccgaccTGCCCCCGCCGCCCGAGCCGCCGCCGCTGCGGCCCTACCCGCCCATCGACCCCGACCCGGCGGAGCCCAGCGACGGTGACGCCGAGTCGGACGAGGCGGACGTCAAGCCGGACGTGAAGCCTGACGTGAAGCGGGAACCCGAGGAGCTGCCGATAGTGGAGGCCGAGCCCGTCGGCGTGCCGACCCTCGAGCAGAGCGAGAGACTGAAGGCGCCGCTACTGTCGGCCGAGGAGGAGTCGCAGCTGGGCGTGCCGCGGCGCGGGCCGGAGTCGCCCCCGCGCCAGTTCGCGGCGGCCGCGCCGCAGCACCGCAGCGTGCCGCGCACGAGAACGGACGGCGCCTCGCTGCTGGCGGCGGCCGGCGAcgccgcggcgcgcgcgccgTACACGTACGCGCAGCTGGCCGGCGCCGCCGTGCTGCCGCGCGCCGCGCTGGACAGCGACGCGGCGCTGGAGGCTGCGCTGGCGGCGGCGCCGGACGAGCGCGACGCGCTGGGCCGTCCGGCGCGGCCCGCGCGCTTCGCCGAGTGGCACGAGTGCGCGCGGCTGGGCGAGCTGGTGGCGCTGCCGTACGTGGTGCTGGACTGA
- the LOC118280729 gene encoding uncharacterized protein LOC118280729 isoform X2 has protein sequence MSNNAHELSNRLLNALDNNYNVVDMHTVHEIISLLERINITKELLETTRLGKHVNELRRKTTDPSLARRAKVLVKRWRDLVIPTVASPGHTGSNRSSAERQVHRRLGGTPLTSPALSRQVVSPAVNSPRPPSRPAWGGYESDSQDVILVDDEPAAPPAPPAPPAPIAPSPLAHTHKPSTPPVKRPPSPEPLYDEKKAKRDKKPKKKRGHSRAGSGTEATGPVSVGGPVVPAGPGAGAPGALGPSAGVPGTQAPAAVAPGAASWAGRNGTSHERRRNGTKRHALDSYAALVNRMPPAGAKKVKTTKELLEQIQSRGSKPAASPASPRSPASPDVMLIEPDTFVKAESPLRNGGTTPRPPSPEPEPAPPLSPLEEPREELHCTCDEFEHELCPLRAAHEQPVQPRHVHALHHALLPGLNGTRAPPLPQRFAVRAAPHPTEPDLFASVVPLYKYSDYADDYCVKNMSRVPLCSHLPWTQFAPPPPDLPPPPEPPPLRPYPPIDPDPAEPSDGDAESDEADVKPDVKPDVKREPEELPIVEAEPVGVPTLEQSERLKAPLLSAEEESQLGVPRRGPESPPRQFAAAAPQHRSVPRTRTDGASLLAAAGDAAARAPYTYAQLAGAAVLPRAALDSDAALEAALAAAPDERDALGRPARPARFAEWHECARLGELVALPYVVLD, from the exons ATGAGTAATAACGCTCATGAACTAAGTAATCGACTACTGAATGCGTTGGATAACAATTACAAT GTTGTCGACATGCATACTGTCCACGAAATTATATCCTTACTGGAGAGAATCAATATCACAAAAGAGTTGTTGGAG ACCACCCGACTGGGCAAGCATGTGAACGAGCTAAGACGGAAGACGACGGACCCGAGCCTCGCGCGCCGAGCCAAGGTGCTCGTCAAGCGGTGGCGAGACCTCGTCATACCCACCGTTGCATCGCCCGGACACACAG GTTCAAACCGGTCGTCAGCAGAGCGGCAGGTGCACAGACGTCTCGGCGGCACTCCCCTCACGTCGCCGGCACTCTCCAGG CAAGTGGTGAGTCCGGCGGTGAATAGCCCGCGGCCGCCGTCCAGACCCG CATGGGGAGGTTACGAGTCGGACTCTCAGGATGTGATCCTGGTGGACGACGAGCcggccgcgccccccgcgccccctgCGCCCCCCGCCCCCATCGCGCCCTCCCCActagcacacacacacaaacctAGCACGCCGC CTGTAAAAAGACCGCCCTCCCCGGAACCATTGTATGATGAAAAGAAAGCGAAAAGAGACAAAAAACCTAAGAAAAAAAG AGGACACAGTCGCGCTGGCTCGGGTACGGAAGCGACGGGTCCCGTGTCGGTGGGGGGCCCGGTGGTGCCGGCGGGGCCCGGGGCGGGGGCTCCAGGGGCGCTGGGCCCCTCGGCTGGGGTGCCCGGGACGCAGGCACCCGCGGCCGTGGCGCCCGGGGCCGCTAGCTGGGCGGGCCGCAACGGCACGTCCCACGAGCGCCGCCGCAATGGCACCAAGCGACACGCGTTGGATTCATACGCTGCGCTTGTCAACCGTATGCCTCCCGCTGGTGCTAAGAAG GTTAAAACGACAAAGGAGTTATTGGAACAGATCCAGTCGCGCGGCAGCAAGCCGGCCGCGTCGCCTGCCTCGCCGCGCTCCCCCGCCTCGCCCGACGTCATGCTAATAGAACCCGACA CGTTCGTGAAGGCGGAATCTCCACTGCGGAACGGCGGCACGACGCCCCGCCCCCCGTCCCCCGAGCCCGAGCCCGCGCCCCCGCTGTCCCCGCTGGAGGAGCCGCGCGAGGAGCTGCACTGCACGTGCGACGAGTTCGAGCACGAGCTGTGCCCGCTGCGCGCCGCGCACGAGCAGCCCGTGCAGCCGCGCCACGTGCACGCGCTGCACCACGCGCTGCTGCCCGGCCTCAACGGCACGCGCGCGCCGCCGCTGCCGCAGCGCTTCGCGGtccgcgccgcgccgcacccCACGGAGCCCGACCTCTTCGCCAGCGTCGTGCCGCTGTACAAGTACTCGGACTACGCCGACGACTACTGCGTCAAGAACATGTCGCGCGTGCCGCTGTGCTCCCACCTGCCCTGGACCCAGttcgcgccgccgccgcccgaccTGCCCCCGCCGCCCGAGCCGCCGCCGCTGCGGCCCTACCCGCCCATCGACCCCGACCCGGCGGAGCCCAGCGACGGTGACGCCGAGTCGGACGAGGCGGACGTCAAGCCGGACGTGAAGCCTGACGTGAAGCGGGAACCCGAGGAGCTGCCGATAGTGGAGGCCGAGCCCGTCGGCGTGCCGACCCTCGAGCAGAGCGAGAGACTGAAGGCGCCGCTACTGTCGGCCGAGGAGGAGTCGCAGCTGGGCGTGCCGCGGCGCGGGCCGGAGTCGCCCCCGCGCCAGTTCGCGGCGGCCGCGCCGCAGCACCGCAGCGTGCCGCGCACGAGAACGGACGGCGCCTCGCTGCTGGCGGCGGCCGGCGAcgccgcggcgcgcgcgccgTACACGTACGCGCAGCTGGCCGGCGCCGCCGTGCTGCCGCGCGCCGCGCTGGACAGCGACGCGGCGCTGGAGGCTGCGCTGGCGGCGGCGCCGGACGAGCGCGACGCGCTGGGCCGTCCGGCGCGGCCCGCGCGCTTCGCCGAGTGGCACGAGTGCGCGCGGCTGGGCGAGCTGGTGGCGCTGCCGTACGTGGTGCTGGACTGA
- the LOC118280729 gene encoding uncharacterized protein LOC118280729 isoform X1, translating into MSNNAHELSNRLLNALDNNYNVVDMHTVHEIISLLERINITKELLETTRLGKHVNELRRKTTDPSLARRAKVLVKRWRDLVIPTVASPGHTGSNRSSAERQVHRRLGGTPLTSPALSRVPIHQVVSPAVNSPRPPSRPAWGGYESDSQDVILVDDEPAAPPAPPAPPAPIAPSPLAHTHKPSTPPVKRPPSPEPLYDEKKAKRDKKPKKKRGHSRAGSGTEATGPVSVGGPVVPAGPGAGAPGALGPSAGVPGTQAPAAVAPGAASWAGRNGTSHERRRNGTKRHALDSYAALVNRMPPAGAKKVKTTKELLEQIQSRGSKPAASPASPRSPASPDVMLIEPDTFVKAESPLRNGGTTPRPPSPEPEPAPPLSPLEEPREELHCTCDEFEHELCPLRAAHEQPVQPRHVHALHHALLPGLNGTRAPPLPQRFAVRAAPHPTEPDLFASVVPLYKYSDYADDYCVKNMSRVPLCSHLPWTQFAPPPPDLPPPPEPPPLRPYPPIDPDPAEPSDGDAESDEADVKPDVKPDVKREPEELPIVEAEPVGVPTLEQSERLKAPLLSAEEESQLGVPRRGPESPPRQFAAAAPQHRSVPRTRTDGASLLAAAGDAAARAPYTYAQLAGAAVLPRAALDSDAALEAALAAAPDERDALGRPARPARFAEWHECARLGELVALPYVVLD; encoded by the exons ATGAGTAATAACGCTCATGAACTAAGTAATCGACTACTGAATGCGTTGGATAACAATTACAAT GTTGTCGACATGCATACTGTCCACGAAATTATATCCTTACTGGAGAGAATCAATATCACAAAAGAGTTGTTGGAG ACCACCCGACTGGGCAAGCATGTGAACGAGCTAAGACGGAAGACGACGGACCCGAGCCTCGCGCGCCGAGCCAAGGTGCTCGTCAAGCGGTGGCGAGACCTCGTCATACCCACCGTTGCATCGCCCGGACACACAG GTTCAAACCGGTCGTCAGCAGAGCGGCAGGTGCACAGACGTCTCGGCGGCACTCCCCTCACGTCGCCGGCACTCTCCAGGGTACCTATACAT CAAGTGGTGAGTCCGGCGGTGAATAGCCCGCGGCCGCCGTCCAGACCCG CATGGGGAGGTTACGAGTCGGACTCTCAGGATGTGATCCTGGTGGACGACGAGCcggccgcgccccccgcgccccctgCGCCCCCCGCCCCCATCGCGCCCTCCCCActagcacacacacacaaacctAGCACGCCGC CTGTAAAAAGACCGCCCTCCCCGGAACCATTGTATGATGAAAAGAAAGCGAAAAGAGACAAAAAACCTAAGAAAAAAAG AGGACACAGTCGCGCTGGCTCGGGTACGGAAGCGACGGGTCCCGTGTCGGTGGGGGGCCCGGTGGTGCCGGCGGGGCCCGGGGCGGGGGCTCCAGGGGCGCTGGGCCCCTCGGCTGGGGTGCCCGGGACGCAGGCACCCGCGGCCGTGGCGCCCGGGGCCGCTAGCTGGGCGGGCCGCAACGGCACGTCCCACGAGCGCCGCCGCAATGGCACCAAGCGACACGCGTTGGATTCATACGCTGCGCTTGTCAACCGTATGCCTCCCGCTGGTGCTAAGAAG GTTAAAACGACAAAGGAGTTATTGGAACAGATCCAGTCGCGCGGCAGCAAGCCGGCCGCGTCGCCTGCCTCGCCGCGCTCCCCCGCCTCGCCCGACGTCATGCTAATAGAACCCGACA CGTTCGTGAAGGCGGAATCTCCACTGCGGAACGGCGGCACGACGCCCCGCCCCCCGTCCCCCGAGCCCGAGCCCGCGCCCCCGCTGTCCCCGCTGGAGGAGCCGCGCGAGGAGCTGCACTGCACGTGCGACGAGTTCGAGCACGAGCTGTGCCCGCTGCGCGCCGCGCACGAGCAGCCCGTGCAGCCGCGCCACGTGCACGCGCTGCACCACGCGCTGCTGCCCGGCCTCAACGGCACGCGCGCGCCGCCGCTGCCGCAGCGCTTCGCGGtccgcgccgcgccgcacccCACGGAGCCCGACCTCTTCGCCAGCGTCGTGCCGCTGTACAAGTACTCGGACTACGCCGACGACTACTGCGTCAAGAACATGTCGCGCGTGCCGCTGTGCTCCCACCTGCCCTGGACCCAGttcgcgccgccgccgcccgaccTGCCCCCGCCGCCCGAGCCGCCGCCGCTGCGGCCCTACCCGCCCATCGACCCCGACCCGGCGGAGCCCAGCGACGGTGACGCCGAGTCGGACGAGGCGGACGTCAAGCCGGACGTGAAGCCTGACGTGAAGCGGGAACCCGAGGAGCTGCCGATAGTGGAGGCCGAGCCCGTCGGCGTGCCGACCCTCGAGCAGAGCGAGAGACTGAAGGCGCCGCTACTGTCGGCCGAGGAGGAGTCGCAGCTGGGCGTGCCGCGGCGCGGGCCGGAGTCGCCCCCGCGCCAGTTCGCGGCGGCCGCGCCGCAGCACCGCAGCGTGCCGCGCACGAGAACGGACGGCGCCTCGCTGCTGGCGGCGGCCGGCGAcgccgcggcgcgcgcgccgTACACGTACGCGCAGCTGGCCGGCGCCGCCGTGCTGCCGCGCGCCGCGCTGGACAGCGACGCGGCGCTGGAGGCTGCGCTGGCGGCGGCGCCGGACGAGCGCGACGCGCTGGGCCGTCCGGCGCGGCCCGCGCGCTTCGCCGAGTGGCACGAGTGCGCGCGGCTGGGCGAGCTGGTGGCGCTGCCGTACGTGGTGCTGGACTGA